Within Flagellimonas maritima, the genomic segment ACGCTTTTTGCTTTTGATGAAAACCAAAGTGTAATTACCATAATTCCACCAGAAAGCAATAATAGTAACGTTGGGGTCTGCACGGCGGCAGACAGTCCGCTCATATTATAATCTGCAGCGGCTATACCCGAAGCGCTCCAATCTTGGAACGATTGTAGAGCAGCAATGGGCACTCCAATAAAATTGACAAGATCATTACCAGCAAATGCCATTGCCAGCGCAAAGGTTCCGAACGCAATTACCAATCTATATACGTTCCATTTAAAAAACTTTGCGAAAATCCATGAAACCAAAGTCCATACAGCAATATCGATGAGCACAAAAAGTTCTGGCTGTGTAGCTATAAAATCAGTTAAGGCACCGCCAAAAATTTCTGCGCTTTTCAATCCCTTTACTAGAATAAAATAAACTATTGCAGTAATCGCTAAGCCCCCAAAGAGTGCTTCAACCCATTTTGACCTTGCTTTGTAATTAAATGATATCCATAACCTAGAAAAAAATTGGACCAAGGCCCCAATGGTAAACGCGATAAAAACCGATAGTAAAATTCCAATGATTATTTCTGTTGCTTTATCAGTGTTGATGTAATTCGCCAAGTCTGAGAATCCACCATCCATTTTGTTGATTTTTACCAATGAAATTGCCACAGAGGCGCCCAAAAGTTCAAATACTATAGAAACTGTGGTAGATGTGGGCATTCCCAGCGTATTGAAAAAGTCCAACAATAAAATGTCGGTAATCATAACGGCCATGAAGATGATCATGATTTCTTCAAAGACAAATTCCCCAGGATTGAAAATGCCTTTACGCGCAACCTCCATCATGCCACTAGACGAAACTGCACCAAAAGCAATACCCACACTTGCAACAATCATTATGGTTTTGAAAGAGATTGCCTTAGATCCGATTGCCGAGTTTAAAAAGTTTACGGCATCATTGCTTACCCCAACCACTAAATCTGTTATTGCCAGAATTGCCAATGCAATAACCATAAAAATATAGATGTTCTCGCCCATGTATAAGAAATATGGCAAAAATGCCATTATAAATCTGTACCAAGGTTAATAAAATGTTACGAAATACAACTGGAAAATCTTGATTATTTTAAAGGCATGAAGCTGAAATTTATCTTTTGGCATATCTTCGTCCAAAATCAAGATACTTATGGATTGGGAACGTTTGCTTTCATTGAAACGTTTTGGTGACACACATAAAAGACTACGAAAAGAACAAAAAGAAACACGTTTGGGTTTTGAGGTGGATTATGACCGGATAATTTTCTCATCAGCGTTCAGGAGTCTTCAAGATAAAACACAGGTTATTCCACTCCCTATTAGCCTGGGCTCCAAAAAGGATTTTGTGCATACGCGCCTTACCCACAGTCTGGAAGTTTCTGTAGTGGGCAGAAGTTTGGGACGTATTGCCGGTCAAAGAATCATAAATAAAAATCCACATTTAAACGAAGTGCACGGCTACCATTTTAATGATTTTGGCGCTATAGTGGCTGCCGCTGCATTAGCTCACGATATAGGCAATCCGCCCTTTGGACATAGTGGAGAAAAAGCAATAGGGAGTTTTTTTGAACAGGGCAAAGGGAAAAAATATAAAGATTTTCTTTCTAGTGCAGAGTATCAGGATTTAGTTGATTTTGAAGGAAATGCCAATGGATTCAAATTATTGACTGAATCCAAAGAAGGCGTTCCTGGCGGTCTTCGCTTAAGTTATGCAACTTTGGGGGCATTCATCAAATATCCCAAAGCATCATTGCCAAAGAAACCATCCAATCATATTGCTGATAAAAAATTTGGCTTTTTTCAATCGGAAAAAGATTTTTTTAAAGAGGTTGTAGATGAGATAGGTCTTGCGGTGAATCCTAATCATACCCAGACAGGATACTACAGACATCCACTAACATATTTGGTAGAGGCAGCGGATGATATCTGTTATACGATAATCGATTTTGAAGATGGCATCAATCTAGGCTTGATACCCGAGGAATATGCTCTGGAATATCTCATAAACTTGGTAAAGCACTCTATAAATACCAAAAAATACAATGTAATCAAATATTCCAATGACAGATTGAGCTATCTAAGGGCATTGGCCATAAATACTTTGATTATGGATGCAGTGGAAGTATTTGAAAAGAATGAAGGTGAGATTTTGTCAGGAGCCTTTAATAGCGCTTTATTGGACAGGGGAAGTTATAAAGCGCAAGTGGACGATATTATAAAATTAAGTGTTGAAAAAATATACAGATCCAACGAGGTAATCGATAAGGAATTGGCTGGGTATAGAATTATTTCAGATATACTTGATACTTATGCGACTGCTTTAATACATAAAAAAGAGGGAAAGCAGAGCAATTATGATAAGCTATTGGTACAAAGTCTACCGGAAAATTATCAAAGTACAGATGCATCCATCTATAAGATCTTGCTGGATACCTGCTGTTTTGTTGCAAGTTTATCAGATAGTGCAGCGGTACATATTCATAAAAAATTGATGGGCAAGCATATTTAGAAAGCATAGGTCAAGCCCACTCCCAATAATTGCTTAAATTGTATTCTGGGTGTTCCCGGGTTAATTATAGTGCCATCTTCTGCAAGTTCTTCGTCAAATTTGATATCATCATCATAAATTACATGGGTGCCTATATTGGCATTGATGAATTTATTGACTTTTAGGTTAAAATTCATTTCCCAATCCACATCAACGTTTCCAAAACTCAAAAGATAATCTGTATAGAGACTGACCCTATGGTTCATAATGACATTTTTTAAAATCTCGGTCTCCCATGAGTTATTTATTAAAAATCCAATTTCCATAAAGATACTTTCCCCTGGGTCTACACCAAAAGCACCTTGTTCTGATAAATCCTTATCCAGCACAAACGTTGCTTTTTGGGTAAGAGGGGATATATATAAGTTGAATTTGCCTCCCTCAGGAATGTATGACTTACCTGCTCCTAAAAATAAATATCCCGGGGACATAAACCTGGAGATTGGAGTATCTCTGTCCGGATATTTAAAACCATTGGAAAACTGTGTATTGAACGTAGCTTTGAACGAATAATACCAACTAGTGATAGTATCCTTTCTAAAGCTTATGGCAGAGGCCAAGCGAATCTGGTCATCTGTTTTTCTAAGCTTTCTTCCTTCTTGGGCATTGATACCGTACCTGAGCTGCGCTTCATTGTTCCAGTTGAGGTATCTAAACTTATAGTTTCTTACAAAACGTCCACTACCTAGAGCGGAAACGGAGTTTTCCCCTCCCGCGTTCCAGTTTACAAAGGCTACTTCGTTAATGTTCAGTCCAAACTCATTTATTTTGGTCCAAAACGATTGTGGCTTAAAGCGTTTGTATCTTTTGCGAACGGGTTTCACCCTGTTCAGTACAGTTCTCGGGTCCGTAAGTCTCGCGCCCCTGGTAATATACTTTAGTTTGATATCTTTTATGCGCTGTACTTGAAAATTTGATGCCGTGGTATCCCTTTCAAAAACTTTTAAAGGATTTACTTGTGCTTGTAATGATAAGGAAAGAAAGAAAAAAACAGCGAAAAAGCAAGTCAGTCGCATGGTGAGGTTGATTTAATATAATTTTTTATTTCATCAAAATCTATACCGGCCATTTCCCAAGTTTCATCAATTGTTCCATGGGATATAAATTTGTCGGCGACACCAAAGATTTTAACTGGGGTCGAAAAGTTTTCAATATTTGCAAATTCTAAAACAGCAGACCCAAACCCTCCTGTTTTACAACCATCTTCAATAGTAATGATATGATTATATTTCCTAAAAATTTCTTTTAGCATTTTTTTATCCAAAGGTTTTATGAACCTCATATCGAAATGCCCTACGACTTGGGAATTTTCCAATTCTTCCAATAGTGTGTAAATTTGATTACCAAGGGTGCCAATAGTGAGAATTGCAATGTCAGATCCTTCTTTTAGACAGCGAGCGGCCCCGATTTCTATGGCTTCAAATTTATTCTTCCAATTTAAGGTCGCACCCTTGCCACGAGGATATCGTATGGCAATGGGCAAATCCAAACCATTTTGGGCTGTGTACATTATATTGCGGAGTTCCATTTCGTTCATTGGCGCAAAAACTATTAGATTGGGAATACATCTTAAATAGGCAATATCAAATACGCCGTGATGCGTGGGCCCATCCTGTCCCACGAGCCCAGCACGGTCCAAACAGAAAATGACCGGAAGTTTTTGCAAAGCAACATCATGAATGACTTGGTCATAGGCACGCTGTAAAAAAGTGGAGTAGATATTGCAAAATGGAACATAGCCCTGTGTTGCCATACCTGCTGAGAATGTTACGGCATGCTGCTCGGCTATACCGACATCAAAAGCCCTTTCGGGCATTGCATCCATCATAAATTTTAATGAACTGCCCGTGGGCATGGCAGGAGTGATGCCCACTATTTTTTTATTTTGCTCTGCAAGTTCAACAATGGTATGCCCAAATACGTCTTGATATTTTGGTGGTTCTTTTTGTTTAATGCTTTTAATCTGCTCTCCTGTGCTTTTATTGAATTTGCCCGGGGCATGATAAGTGACTTGGTTGTCCTCGGCTTTTTTTAAACCTTTCCCTTTAGTGGTAATAATATGAAGCAATTTTGGTCCACTTACTTTTTTAAGTCGTTCTAGTTCTTGAACCAATTCCGGAATATTATGTCCATCAATAGGTCCCGAATATTTTAAGTTGAGGCATTCAAAAATATTCTCATCTTTTGCTGTACCGTCCTTTACATTGGTCAAGTATTTTTTGAGGGCACCTACGCTCGGATCAATACCGATGGCATTATCGTTTAGAACTACCAATACATTTACATCTGTTACGCCAAGATGATTAAGGCCTTCAAACGCCATTCCACTCGCAATAGATGCATCACCGATGACCGCAATATGTTGTTTATGTAAATCATGGTCCAGTTTAGAGGCTATTGCCATTCCCAAAATAGCAGAAATAGAAGTGGAACTGTGTCCGGTTCCAAAATCATCGTATTCGCTTTCGCTCCGTTTGGGAAAACCGCTAATACCCCCCAACTGTCGGTTGGTATCGAATATATTTTTTCTTCCTGTCAAAATTTTATGGCCGTAGGCTTGGTGCCCTACATCCCAGATGAGTTTATCCTTGGGGGTGTTAAAAACGTAATGTAGTGCAATGGTAAGTTCAACAACGCCTAAACTTGCACCTAGGTGTCCTTCTTTTGTGGATACAATATCAATGATAAAATCCCTTAACTCCTTAGCAAGTTGGGGCAACTTCTCCAGAGATAGTTTTCTAAGGTCTTGCGGGGCATTAATATGTGCTAAAATTTCTTCCAAGGAAATAAAAAAACAAAAGTACCTATAATCAGCAAAATGATTTTATGCTTAGTTTAGCCTTTTTTAAAATTGTTTTGAAATTGTGCAAAATCCTTTTGACGATAGTTACTTTATGAGAAAAGCCTTGCAAGAGGCCGAATACGCTTTTAAAAATGGTGAAGTTCCTGTAGGTGCTGTGGTGGTAGTGGATAATAGGATTATTGGTAGGGCATACAATCTTACCGAACGACTGAATGATGTTACTGCCCATGCAGAGATGCAGGCCATAACGGCAGCCTCAAATTTTCTGGGCGGAAAATATTTACATGGCTGTACTTTGTACGTTACTTTGGAACCTTGTCAAATGTGTGCGGGTGCTTTGTACTGGAGTCAAATCTCCAAGATTGTATATGGGGCCGCGGATTTGGAACGAGGCTTTAACGTTATGGGAACAAATTTACACCCAAAAACAGAGATTACGGGAGGCATTATGGAAAACGAAGCTTCAGAATTGTTGAAACGATTTTTTATACAAAGAAGAAATCTAAATTAAAGTGAGTTCGACATAAGGTTCAGATCATAGTCCTTATTTTCAATTTTTTATAAAATTATGTCAGGTCAAGTCTTTCGGCTCAGCCCAAGATAAACTAAAGTCGAGGCCAGCTTGAAATTAAAATCATGAAGACTTCTCGACTGCGCTCGAAGCAACGGTCCACCCTATTTAATGGAATTTGTCTACAATTCGTTACTATTTTATATAGAACTTATATTAAATTAAAAAACCCCGATCAATCCATCGGGGTCGTAATCAAATCAAGAATACAATATTGTTACGCAATTACTTGCACTTGTGTAGCAACCATTCCTTTTCTTCCTTCTTCCTCTTTGTATTCCACTTTGTCGCCTTCGTTCAATTCTACTCCGTTCAATGCGGTAACATGAACGAAAATGTCTTTTCCTGTGTCGTCGTTGGTAATGAATCCAAAACCTTTGGATTCATTAAAAAATTTTACTGTACCAGTCATGAAATTAAATAAATAGTTAAAATACTAAAGTAGGATATTTTGAATATACCTATACAAATTAGGTTTTAAATCTTGTGAAAATTATTGATTTTCAGGGTTTTCCTTATCCTTGCCCTGCATTTTTTTAATGTTTTCGTTGGTTAGCATATAATCTTTCATTTTTTTTCCTCTGCTTTCTGTAGCCAAAAAAAGCGGCATTGCGACCAAGAAAAGTCCTAATGTACCAAAGCCAATGTATTTATTTGCAGTTACCGGGATATCTTCTTTTATCGTAAAACCGTAGATGATCGAACTAAAGGAAGCCAATAGAACCAGTATTATTAAATATCTTATTTTAAGTTTCATCGGGAATAATTTATCAATTTTCTGCGATATGCTGTCAAAAGTTTTGATTTAGAAATGAAACCAATATATTTTCCTTCTTTAATCACAGGTAAATTCCAAGCTCCGCTATCTTGAAACTTTCGCATGACTTGTTGCATGCTATCTGTTTCATGAAAAATATATTCTGGGGGCGCATGCATCAGATTTTTAACAAAAATTGTATTGTACAATTCAGTATCGAACATCAATTGTCTAATGTCATCCAATACGATTATACCCATCAACTTTTCTTCCTCGTCCAAAACCGGAAAGATATTTCTTTTTGATACTGAAACTGATTCATGCAACATTTGTCCGAGGGACATTTCTGGATGCACAGACTTGAAATTCTTTTCGATAACATTGTCCAACTCCATAAGGCCCAGTACCATCTGATCTTTATTGTGGGTCAATACAGCTCCAATCTTTGCCAATTCTTTGGTATATATAGTATAGTCCAATGCATTTTTAGTGATTAAATAGGAAATTGATGCAGTAATCATCAATGGGACAAAAAGTTGATATCCCCCAGTTATTTCTGCAATTAAAAAGATGGCTGTCAATGGGGCATGAATAACACCAGCAATCAATCCTGCCATACCAATTAGCGTAAAATTACTTTCTGAAACCTCGAATCCCAATCCCAGATTATTGATAACTTTTCCCATTGCATTTCCAAAGGCACTGCCCATAACCATTGTAGGTATAAATATTCCGCCAGCACCACCAGCAGCAAAAGTGGTCGTCATGGCTATGGCCTTAAAAATCGTGATGCCGAATAAAAGTACAATAACAACCCAAATATTATCTGTGTATGTGTCAAAGGGAGTTTTCCCCAATGCTTTTATATGATTGCCGTCTAAAAGATTATTGATGAAACCAAAACCTTCCCCATACAATGGTGGTATGGCGTAGAGCATAATTCCAATTGCGATACCACCAACCAAAAGCTTATATTTTGGACTTTTAAAGCGTTTGAAAAAATCAAAGATTACAAAATACATTTTGGTAAAGTATATGGAAGAGAATGCAGTGCCCACTCCTAGTAAAATGTAAAAAAAAGTATCCTCAAGCTGAAACCCTTCGGACAATGAAAAACTAAAAAGTGTTTCGTTCCCCAAAAAGAAATAGGAGGTAAGTACTCCTGAAATCGATGCCAAAAGCAAAGGCAACATGGAGAGCATCGTAAAATCCAACGTAAATACTTCGACAGCAAAAATAATAGCAGCTATGGGTGACTGAAATATGGAAGAAATTGCACCTGCGGATGCGCATGCCACCAATAAGGACCTAACTTTTGCATCAATATGAAATAGTCTGCTAAGATTTGAACTTATTGCAGAACCGGATTTGACCGCAGGCCCCAACAAACCCACAGAACCACCAAAGCCAACGGTCAATGGTGCTGCGATCAATGGCGTATATATATCTTTTAAACGTAACAGCCCCCCTTTTTTTGAAAGAGAAAAGATAATGGATGAGACAGCATGCTGTATTGGGTGCTTGTGTACAAATTTTACATATATATAGACCAAAGTGAGACCAATAATAGGCAAGATGAAGTAGAGTTGATTTTCTGAAAAGACAACACCTTTTTTCAACAAAGCCTCTATAAAATATGTAGTATTTTTTAATGTAACCGCAGCTAAACCTGCCAATAACCCAACGACGATACTCATGAGGTGAACAAACGTCTTGTTGGAGATGTGCCTGTATCTCCATTTTAAAAAGTTGGTGAGAATTTTTTTGGTGCTAGGCATGGGTTAAGGTTGAATTAAATGTACTGATTTAGTTCCCAATAATCTTGCTTAGCTCTTCTAAATCTTCCCAGTAAATTTGTCGCAAAGGCTCTACATAGACACCATTGTTGTAAAATCCTTTTTTAAAGTCCAATTTTGCTTTCTGAATATGTGATTTTGCTTTTTTATACGCTTTTTTCTGGTTGAGAATTAAAGCGATATAATATTCTGCATCTGCTGAATTTTTGAAATGATAAATGATCTTTTCGAAATTTTCAAGCGCTTTAGTTGTATTTCCAGATTCAAAATAAGCAATTCCTCTATATAAAAAAGCATTGATTTCTACCCAATCCTCTCCTGTTTCTTCGGTCTCTTTTTTAATATGCTTGTCAAAATAATAAATACAGTTTTTATAATCTTTAAGTCCTAAATACGCTATAGCTCTCCAGTAATCAACACTATGACCTCCAGTATAGTCAATAAAATTTGGTGTTATGGTATCAGTTGCATTAAAATCTGCAATTGCCTTTTCATAATCCCGATAAACTTTCAAATAAGCAGTACCCCTTACTGGTTGCCAAGTTCTTGGATTGTAGTGAACTGCTCTATCTATTATTGGTTTCCATTTATGCGGTATACCTCTTTTCAGGTAAGCGATGGAAAGTTCACGAATGGCTTCAGCATAGGTAGAATCAATGCGAATAGCTTCTTCAATCAAATTCATGCATTCTGGAGAGCCTTGTGGATATTCAATAGCCTTTTTGTATACTTTCTCAGCTTGTGCCGCTATTTGTTCAACTGTTTGTTTTGGCTCCTTTTCTTTACAGGCAAAGTGTACCAATACCAAAAGTAAACTAAGGCAGTATTTCTGTAATTTCTCCATTTTCAATACGATAAGATAAATACATGTAGGAATCTCTATATTCTTCGAATATAAAATTGGGGTTCCATTTTTCTAATTTGGAAGTAAGCTCAAATATTTGTTCCACAAGGTCCGGATCAAAGTGTTTTGGCATTAGGTTGAGGTCATTTTCATGAATGATATACCGTCCAGCTTTACCTTTGCAATTGATAACAAAACGGATGGTCAAATATCCCGAATCATTGTAATTTTTGTTTTTATAATTTTCTAGAATAAAACGGCGCAAACCATTTTTTCCTTTACTGTAAGTTGCTTTTTCCGGATTATAATATTGAAAAATCCTAGATTTATTACAGACATGGAATCCTTTATTGAGTCTTGCTTTTGAAGGATCAATATACCCAATGTCATGTTCGTGTTTTTTGACACCTGTCAAAGATTCGTGATTTTTTTTGACCTCCGGAGTCCAAATCAAGGCAATCGTAGCAACAACCATTATTGCGATTAAGGGATAAAATGGTTTCATCTGTTTTTGCAATTAAATTTTTTAATCTATCGACTATAACTTAGTCGATAGATTATAATTATTTCAAAACTAGAGGTTGAAAATGCAGGTAGGCTTATTGCAAAATAAAAAAATTATAGATCAAGTTTTAAATGCAGCTCTTTTAGTTGCTCATTGTTAATAGGTGAAGGAGCATCAATCATTACATCCCTACCACTATTATTTTTAGGAAAGGCTATAAAATCCCGAATGGTTTCTTGTCCTCCCAAAATTGCTACAAGCCTGTCCAAACCAAAAGCAATACCACCGTGGGGCGGCGCACCATATTGAAATGCATCCATTAAAAACCCAAACTGTGCCTTTGCTTCCTCTGGAGTAAAACCAAGGTGCTTGAACATGGTCGCCTGTATTTGCTTATCGTGTATACGAATGGAACCTCCGCCTATTTCGTTTCCATTTAAAACTAAATCATAAGCATTGGCCTTTACTTCTCCCGGGTTGGTTTGCAGTAATTCCATTTGTCCTTGTTTAGGAGAAGTAAATGGGTGATGCATGGCATGGTAGGTATTTGTTTCTTCATCAAGTTCCAATAAGGGAAAGTCTACAACCCATAGCGGTGCAAATTCATTGGATTTTCTTAGTCCCAATCGCTCTGCCAATTCCATGCGGAGTGCACTTAATTGAGCCCTTGTTTCATTAATATTTCCCGAAAGAACGCATATAAGGTCTCCTTTTTCTGCGTTTGTTGCTTTTGCCCATTTTGCCAAATCTTCTTGATCATAGAATTTATCTACAGAAGATTTGTAGGTCCCATCCTCATTACATTTTACATAGACCATGCCCTTGGCCCCTACTTGGGGTCTTTTGACCCAATCTATAAGTTTATCAATTTCTTTGCGTGTATAAGAAGCGCCCCCCGGAACTGCTATGCCGACTACCAATTCAGCGGAATTGAACACATTGAAATCTTTATGTTGGCATACTGAATTCAGTTCAGCAAATTGCATTCCAAAGCGAATGTCAGGTTTGTCGTTACCGTACAAGCGCAGGGCTTCATCGTAGGTCATTCTTGGGAAATCACCTGAATCTACGCCGCGGATTTCTTTTAACAGGTGTTTTGTCAATCCTTCAAATGTTTTTAGGATATCTTCTTGCTCCACGAATGCCATTTCACAATCTATTTGGGTGAATTCGGGTTGCCTGTCCGCTCTTAGGTCTTCATCCCTGAAGCACTTTACTATTTGAAAATATTTGTCCATTCCACCTACCATAAGCAATTGCTTAAAAGTTTGTGGAGATTGTGGTAGTGCATAGAACTGTCCTTCGTTCATTCGGCTGGGCACCAAAAAGTCTCTTGCGCCTTCAGGTGTCGATTTTATCAAGTATGGGGTCTCAACTTCTATGAATCCTTGATTTGATAAATAATTGCGGACTTCCATGGTAACCTTGTGCCTGAAAATAAGATTGTCCCTGACCGGTTTTCTTCGAATGTCCAAATAGCGGTATTTCATTCGAATGTCTTCGCCGCCGTCAGTATCATCATCAATAGTAAATGGAGGTAATATGGATTCGTTCAGCACATCGAGATCAGTAACCAATACTTCTATATCACCAGTTGGAATATTGGGGTTCTTAGAAGCTCTTTCTATCACTTTCCCTTTAATTTTTATTACGGTTTCGCGCCCTAAGGATGATGCTTTCTCCAAAAGAATTTTAGAGGTACGGTCTTGGTCAAAAACCAACTGGGTCAAGCCATACCGATCACGCAGGTCGACCCAAACAACAAATCCCTTGTTTCTTACTTTGTGTACCCATCCACTTAATACAACTTCTGACTCAATGTGCGATATCCTTAGATCACCGCAAGTAATGCTTCTAAACATGTTATTTATCTGAACGGCAAATTTAATAGGAATAGAAATAATTATAACTAGATATAAGTATTTTATAAGGTATTATAAATCTGGGAGAGATTTTGAATAGTTGAAGAACCATAGGAATTAATGTGTTTAACAATCAGAACAAGACTTTAGTACTTGATTTTAAACGCTACACGGCTAAAATTAATCGATAAAATAACTTAAAATTTTTTATTAAAAGATATTTAAATAAATGTAAATAAGAAGTTTACAGACTTAAAGTTAATTTAATGTAAATTAATTGTTATTAAAATATGTATTTAATGTAAAATAATATTTACCTTTGTATCGTTAATGTTAAAACACAAGTTCAAAACCCATAACATAATGAAGAAAGGAATATTTTTTTTAGCGGTAATGTTTTCGGTTTGTATATATGCTCAAGGCACTGAACCGACTTTGGAAAAAGTTGGGAAAATGGTAAAAGCTACATATTTTCACGAAAACGGTGAAATAGCCCAAACAGGTTATTTACTAAAAGGTAAGTTGCATGGACAATGGTTGATGTACAATATAAGTGGTAAAAAAATCGCCTCGGGCAAGTACAACGAAGGTAAAAAGTCTGGTAAATGGTTCTTTTGGGAAGATCAAATTTTGAAAGAAGTTGATTTTTCAGATAACCGCATCGTCAATGTAAAAAACTGGAATCAATCTGAATTGGTTTCAATAGACAAATAATTTAGTATTGTACATACAAAAAAGTCCGTGCTATAGCGCGGACTTTTTTTTTATTTTAAATTATTGTTAAGCAGCAATGTCCAATGTTTCTTTGTTATTGCTTTCTTTTTTAACCCTATTTTTTTTGATTCTAACTTTTATTCGGTAAACAAGGCTAAAGAGTATGGGTACAACGACCAATGTTAAAAACGTCGCC encodes:
- the aspS gene encoding aspartate--tRNA ligase, with amino-acid sequence MFRSITCGDLRISHIESEVVLSGWVHKVRNKGFVVWVDLRDRYGLTQLVFDQDRTSKILLEKASSLGRETVIKIKGKVIERASKNPNIPTGDIEVLVTDLDVLNESILPPFTIDDDTDGGEDIRMKYRYLDIRRKPVRDNLIFRHKVTMEVRNYLSNQGFIEVETPYLIKSTPEGARDFLVPSRMNEGQFYALPQSPQTFKQLLMVGGMDKYFQIVKCFRDEDLRADRQPEFTQIDCEMAFVEQEDILKTFEGLTKHLLKEIRGVDSGDFPRMTYDEALRLYGNDKPDIRFGMQFAELNSVCQHKDFNVFNSAELVVGIAVPGGASYTRKEIDKLIDWVKRPQVGAKGMVYVKCNEDGTYKSSVDKFYDQEDLAKWAKATNAEKGDLICVLSGNINETRAQLSALRMELAERLGLRKSNEFAPLWVVDFPLLELDEETNTYHAMHHPFTSPKQGQMELLQTNPGEVKANAYDLVLNGNEIGGGSIRIHDKQIQATMFKHLGFTPEEAKAQFGFLMDAFQYGAPPHGGIAFGLDRLVAILGGQETIRDFIAFPKNNSGRDVMIDAPSPINNEQLKELHLKLDL
- a CDS encoding toxin-antitoxin system YwqK family antitoxin; translation: MKKGIFFLAVMFSVCIYAQGTEPTLEKVGKMVKATYFHENGEIAQTGYLLKGKLHGQWLMYNISGKKIASGKYNEGKKSGKWFFWEDQILKEVDFSDNRIVNVKNWNQSELVSIDK